From a single Paraburkholderia sp. FT54 genomic region:
- a CDS encoding superinfection immunity protein, whose translation MLKIVEGAAVLGAVMLYLAPAMIADARERKDAFAVTMVNVLLGWTVIGWFAALIWARHPVSDRRLKHFAKRAQRAVARVTIDGIVARAECRDSSIPAFNPRVVPIVARIAASSSRRKI comes from the coding sequence ATGTTGAAGATTGTTGAAGGTGCGGCGGTTCTGGGTGCGGTGATGCTGTATTTGGCGCCCGCAATGATTGCGGACGCCAGGGAACGCAAAGACGCCTTTGCGGTGACCATGGTGAACGTCTTGCTCGGATGGACGGTGATCGGCTGGTTTGCGGCGCTGATATGGGCGCGACATCCGGTCAGCGATCGCCGTCTGAAGCACTTCGCAAAGCGAGCACAACGGGCAGTCGCACGGGTCACGATTGATGGAATCGTTGCTCGAGCTGAATGTCGTGATAGCTCGATCCCGGCGTTCAACCCTCGCGTGGTGCCGATCGTTGCGCGCATTGCTGCAAGCAGTAGTCGCCGGAAAATTTGA
- a CDS encoding nuclear transport factor 2 family protein translates to MADSIETRPPLPPFTRETAIQKVRAAEDGWNTRDPERVSLAYTVDSVWRNRAEFTHGRAEIVGLLRRKWARELDYRLIKELWAFTDNRIAVRFAYEWHDDSNNWFRSYGNENWEFDQHGLMARRHASINDMPIREADRLYHWPLGRRPDDHPSLSDLGL, encoded by the coding sequence ATGGCCGACTCGATCGAAACCCGCCCACCGTTGCCGCCTTTCACACGCGAAACCGCGATCCAGAAAGTGCGTGCCGCGGAAGACGGCTGGAATACCCGCGACCCCGAGCGCGTGTCGCTTGCCTACACGGTGGACAGCGTATGGCGCAACCGTGCCGAGTTCACACACGGCCGCGCGGAGATTGTCGGCTTGTTGCGCCGCAAGTGGGCGAGAGAACTCGACTACCGTTTGATCAAGGAGTTGTGGGCGTTTACCGATAACCGCATCGCCGTGCGCTTTGCCTACGAATGGCACGACGATTCGAATAACTGGTTCCGCTCATACGGCAACGAGAACTGGGAATTCGACCAGCACGGACTGATGGCACGCCGTCACGCCAGCATTAACGATATGCCGATTCGCGAAGCCGACCGTCTTTATCACTGGCCGCTCGGGCGCCGCCCCGACGATCATCCGAGCCTGTCCGATCTCGGTCTCTGA
- a CDS encoding TetR/AcrR family transcriptional regulator codes for MVTGIHTESVTPGSARERLLDAAEALIYAGGIHATGVDAIVKQSGTARKSFYTHFESKDALVAAALDRRDERWMNWFIAGTQRHGKTARKRLLGMFEVLREWFASADFHGCAFLNASGEIASADDPIRIVARHHKERLLAFVRTECDAFAAESGIDARRAARLSRQWLILLDGAIAVALVSGEPDAALDAQAAAQVLLEAACASESGTPPSKRPPSRRTTT; via the coding sequence ATGGTTACCGGAATTCACACTGAATCAGTCACACCGGGCAGCGCGCGCGAGCGGCTGCTTGACGCGGCTGAAGCGTTGATCTACGCGGGCGGTATTCACGCGACCGGCGTGGACGCGATCGTCAAGCAGTCCGGCACGGCGCGCAAAAGCTTTTACACGCATTTCGAATCGAAAGACGCGCTCGTGGCGGCCGCACTCGACCGGCGCGACGAACGCTGGATGAACTGGTTCATCGCCGGCACGCAACGGCACGGGAAAACGGCGCGCAAACGCCTGCTCGGCATGTTCGAGGTGCTGCGCGAATGGTTTGCATCGGCGGATTTTCACGGCTGCGCGTTTCTGAATGCGTCCGGTGAGATAGCCTCCGCGGACGATCCGATCCGGATCGTCGCGCGCCATCACAAAGAACGTCTGCTGGCATTCGTGCGAACCGAATGCGATGCATTCGCGGCGGAGTCGGGCATCGACGCTCGTCGCGCGGCGCGCTTGTCGCGTCAATGGCTGATCCTGCTCGACGGCGCCATTGCCGTGGCGCTGGTGAGCGGCGAGCCTGATGCCGCGCTCGACGCGCAAGCTGCAGCCCAAGTCCTGCTCGAGGCGGCGTGTGCGAGCGAATCCGGCACACCGCCAAGCAAACGACCGCCATCCCGGCGAACCACAACCTGA
- a CDS encoding YceI family protein: MNTLTLRATFVRALLSATLLTTMACTPVQVLTHSVSQNETRVPPGRYEIDPDHCSITFDIDHFKYSRFTARFDRKKGELDWNEGGLDKSTTSVTIDAASIDTNVPLLDKMVKSGNMLDVERYPEIRFVSTRFERTGESRGTLTGDLTIRGVTQPVTLDVTFNGFAPDPLTKKDTLGFSAEGHFSRAKFGLATWYPAVGDDIHVRIQAEFVKTPAGG; the protein is encoded by the coding sequence ATGAACACACTGACTCTCCGCGCTACATTTGTGCGCGCCTTGCTCAGCGCAACACTGCTGACGACGATGGCCTGCACGCCTGTGCAAGTGCTCACGCATTCGGTCAGCCAGAACGAAACGCGCGTGCCGCCCGGCCGCTACGAAATTGACCCGGATCACTGCAGCATCACCTTCGATATCGATCATTTCAAGTATTCACGCTTCACGGCGCGTTTCGATCGCAAGAAGGGAGAGCTCGACTGGAACGAAGGCGGTCTCGACAAGAGCACGACATCGGTGACGATCGATGCCGCGAGCATCGATACGAATGTGCCCTTGCTCGACAAAATGGTGAAGAGCGGCAACATGCTCGACGTGGAGCGTTATCCGGAGATTCGTTTCGTCAGCACGCGTTTTGAGCGCACCGGCGAATCGCGCGGCACGTTGACCGGCGATCTGACGATTCGCGGCGTCACGCAACCGGTCACGCTCGACGTCACTTTCAACGGTTTTGCCCCGGACCCGCTCACGAAAAAAGACACGCTCGGCTTTTCCGCCGAGGGTCATTTCAGTCGCGCGAAGTTTGGCCTCGCGACGTGGTATCCGGCCGTCGGCGACGATATTCATGTGCGCATTCAGGCCGAGTTCGTTAAAACGCCCGCAGGCGGGTGA
- the tdh gene encoding L-threonine 3-dehydrogenase yields the protein MKALAKLERAPGLTLTDVKKPEVGHNDVMIRITRTAICGTDIHIWKWDDWAQKTIPVPMHVGHEYVGEIVEMGQEVRGFAIGDRVSGEGHITCGFCRNCRAGRRHLCRNTVGVGVNREGAFAEYLVIPAFNAFKIPPEISDDLAAIFDPFGNATHTALSFNLVGEDVLITGAGPIGIMAVAIAKHVGARNVVITDVNDYRLELARKMGATRAVNVSRESLRDVMADLHMTEGFDVGLEMSGVPSAFTGMLEAMNHGGKIALLGIPPAQTAIDWTQVIFKGLEIKGIYGREMFETWYKMVAMLQSGLDLSPILTHHFKVDDYQEAFATMLSGESGKVILDWTAA from the coding sequence ATGAAAGCATTGGCAAAACTCGAACGCGCTCCCGGCCTCACGCTCACGGACGTCAAGAAACCCGAAGTCGGTCACAACGACGTGATGATCCGCATCACGCGCACCGCGATTTGCGGCACCGATATTCACATCTGGAAGTGGGACGACTGGGCGCAAAAAACGATTCCCGTGCCGATGCATGTCGGCCATGAATACGTGGGTGAAATCGTCGAAATGGGCCAGGAAGTGCGTGGCTTTGCGATCGGCGATCGCGTATCCGGCGAAGGACACATCACCTGCGGCTTCTGCCGCAATTGTCGCGCGGGCCGTCGGCATTTGTGCCGCAATACGGTGGGCGTCGGCGTGAATCGTGAAGGTGCGTTTGCCGAATATCTTGTGATTCCCGCATTCAACGCTTTCAAGATTCCGCCCGAGATTTCCGACGACCTCGCCGCGATTTTCGACCCGTTCGGCAACGCGACGCATACCGCGCTGTCGTTCAATCTGGTCGGCGAAGACGTGTTGATTACCGGCGCCGGACCCATCGGCATCATGGCGGTGGCGATCGCGAAACATGTCGGCGCGCGCAACGTGGTGATCACCGACGTCAACGACTATCGTCTCGAACTCGCGCGCAAGATGGGCGCGACGCGCGCGGTCAACGTCTCGCGCGAATCGTTGCGCGACGTGATGGCGGACCTGCACATGACCGAAGGTTTCGACGTCGGGCTGGAAATGTCCGGTGTGCCAAGCGCCTTCACCGGCATGCTCGAAGCGATGAATCACGGCGGCAAGATTGCGCTGCTCGGCATTCCGCCCGCACAAACCGCGATCGACTGGACCCAGGTGATCTTCAAAGGCCTTGAAATCAAGGGCATTTATGGGCGCGAGATGTTCGAGACCTGGTACAAGATGGTCGCGATGCTGCAAAGCGGCCTGGATCTTTCGCCGATCCTCACGCACCATTTCAAGGTCGACGACTATCAGGAAGCGTTCGCCACGATGCTCTCAGGCGAGAGCGGCAAGGTGATTCTCGACTGGACAGCCGCCTGA
- a CDS encoding glycine C-acetyltransferase — MRDLYLAHLRGTLEQIRADGFYKNERVIASPQSADIRLANGTDVLNFCANNYLGLAGDARLIEAAKQGLDNDGFGMASVRFICGTQTVHKDLEHALAAFLQTDDCILYSSCFDANGGLFETLLDENDAIISDELNHASIIDGVRLSKAKRFRYKNNDLADLEAKLIEAKAAGARFTLIATDGVFSMDGIIADLAGICDLADRYGALVMVDDSHAVGFVGEHGRGTPEHCGVLSRVDIITGTLGKALGGASGGYVAARKEIVELLRQRSRPYLFSNTLTPSIAAASLKVLELLASEEGAQLRARVRENGAHFRSKMSALGFTLVPGEHPIIPVMLGDAQLASKMADALLKEGVYVIGFSFPVVPKGRARIRTQMSAAHTPEQIDRAVDAFARVGRELGVI, encoded by the coding sequence ATGCGTGACCTTTACCTCGCCCATCTGCGCGGCACCCTCGAGCAGATTCGCGCTGACGGCTTTTACAAGAACGAACGCGTGATCGCCAGCCCGCAGTCGGCTGACATTCGTCTGGCTAACGGCACCGACGTGCTGAACTTCTGCGCGAACAACTACCTCGGCCTCGCCGGCGACGCACGGCTGATCGAGGCCGCCAAGCAAGGTCTCGACAACGACGGCTTCGGCATGGCATCGGTGCGTTTCATCTGCGGCACGCAAACCGTGCATAAAGATCTGGAACACGCGCTCGCCGCGTTTCTGCAAACCGACGATTGCATCCTCTACTCCAGCTGCTTCGATGCAAACGGCGGCCTGTTCGAAACGCTGCTCGACGAAAACGACGCCATCATCAGCGACGAACTGAACCACGCGAGCATCATCGACGGCGTGCGGCTCTCGAAGGCGAAGCGCTTTCGCTACAAGAACAACGATCTCGCCGATCTCGAAGCGAAGCTGATCGAAGCGAAGGCCGCTGGCGCGCGCTTCACACTGATCGCGACCGACGGCGTGTTTTCCATGGACGGTATCATCGCCGACCTCGCCGGCATCTGCGATCTGGCCGACCGTTACGGCGCGCTCGTAATGGTCGACGATTCGCACGCGGTGGGTTTTGTCGGCGAACACGGACGCGGCACGCCGGAACATTGTGGCGTGCTGTCGCGCGTCGACATCATCACCGGCACGCTGGGTAAAGCGTTGGGCGGCGCATCGGGCGGCTATGTGGCTGCGCGCAAGGAGATTGTCGAGTTGCTGCGGCAACGCTCGCGTCCCTATCTGTTCTCCAACACGCTGACGCCGAGCATTGCCGCCGCTTCGCTGAAAGTACTCGAACTGCTGGCGAGCGAAGAAGGCGCGCAACTGCGCGCGCGCGTGCGCGAAAACGGCGCGCATTTCCGCAGCAAGATGAGCGCGCTCGGCTTCACACTCGTACCCGGCGAACATCCGATCATTCCGGTCATGCTCGGCGATGCGCAACTCGCATCGAAAATGGCCGACGCGCTTCTGAAGGAAGGCGTGTATGTCATCGGCTTCTCGTTCCCGGTGGTGCCGAAAGGCCGCGCGCGCATTCGCACGCAGATGAGCGCCGCGCACACGCCCGAACAGATCGACCGCGCGGTAGATGCTTTCGCGCGTGTCGGTCGTGAACTCGGCGTCATCTGA
- a CDS encoding XRE family transcriptional regulator translates to MGQEMASSGIRRAAANAAPIPGATSVPAAAAPPRVGEQIQRLRAERRMTLDDLSRAAGVSKSMLSEIERDKANPTIAVAWRLTNALGVSLDSLFAPQKTPEAIAVSGPHEIPTLSGHDAKYQLRVWGPIELAGKFEWYELTLQPGGALVSNAHEPGTREHLTVLQGSIEIEAASTTKRLKAADTARYVADEPHAIRNAGKGEARALLVVIHG, encoded by the coding sequence ATGGGTCAGGAAATGGCAAGTTCGGGTATTCGCCGCGCCGCGGCCAACGCGGCGCCCATCCCAGGCGCAACTTCGGTCCCGGCAGCCGCGGCGCCGCCACGCGTCGGCGAGCAGATTCAGCGTTTGCGCGCCGAACGGCGCATGACGCTCGACGATCTGTCGCGCGCGGCCGGCGTGTCGAAATCGATGCTCTCGGAGATCGAGCGCGACAAGGCCAATCCGACCATTGCGGTCGCCTGGCGGTTAACCAATGCGCTCGGCGTCAGCCTCGATTCGCTGTTCGCGCCGCAAAAGACGCCGGAAGCGATCGCCGTCTCCGGTCCGCACGAGATTCCCACGTTGAGCGGTCACGACGCCAAGTATCAGTTGCGTGTGTGGGGGCCGATCGAGCTGGCCGGCAAGTTCGAGTGGTATGAGCTGACGCTGCAACCGGGCGGGGCGCTGGTGTCGAACGCGCATGAGCCCGGCACGCGCGAACATCTGACTGTGCTGCAAGGATCGATCGAGATCGAAGCGGCGAGCACGACAAAACGGCTCAAAGCAGCGGACACCGCGCGCTATGTCGCCGACGAACCGCACGCGATCCGCAACGCCGGAAAGGGCGAGGCGAGAGCGTTGCTAGTGGTGATTCACGGCTGA
- a CDS encoding DUF2471 family protein, with protein sequence MNNLTTDSTDHALAALRYQTAARDLEHIVRSIAARYIVQQVPLTWRLLHAIEAEALADLGFASRHDALMLGLFQRPSDLPYPETDEAVDFGTSTALPAVFAFAVSAYEEAARRAAQPSSENAPLKHARAWGD encoded by the coding sequence ATGAACAACCTGACCACCGACTCGACCGACCATGCTCTGGCCGCGCTGCGCTATCAAACCGCAGCGCGCGATCTCGAACACATCGTGCGCAGTATTGCTGCGCGCTACATCGTGCAGCAGGTGCCGCTGACCTGGCGTTTGCTCCACGCCATCGAAGCCGAGGCGCTGGCGGACCTCGGCTTCGCCAGCCGGCACGACGCCTTGATGCTGGGCCTTTTTCAACGGCCGTCCGATCTGCCGTATCCGGAAACGGACGAGGCAGTGGATTTCGGCACGTCCACGGCACTGCCGGCGGTGTTCGCGTTCGCGGTCAGTGCTTATGAAGAGGCAGCACGTCGCGCTGCACAACCGTCGTCGGAGAATGCGCCTCTGAAACACGCGCGCGCCTGGGGAGACTGA
- a CDS encoding tyrosine-type recombinase/integrase, translated as MSPPHLVDPVPRPAPSTDLFDQQREDWRRDPQIAFDAWLAKQHFRRSSAEVYQAQWGLFLEWLGMRQKSLVTVDTRTIAEFVAGLDVKKTQRARYLRLIERVLDHVREIESTSTNPARFIAQDGEAAWRNARDNEPTGFLNHAERTALIAHLFSPLPDLSAAQRWRERRDRALIAVFLGGGLKTGEGASLTVSCVNAGSPWVAIESANPMLTRRTRLAPFAAAILDAWLAERRLSELAGNLVFPASPSGRPMHKATMLRAVDALIDGAGIAESRASRASPQTLRNTFAADLFESGVEAELVGQWLGFVQAVSANRLYRAWQNWMDQQDSPASDVPDPAVPPLPAPRRDGRLTRKRGADES; from the coding sequence ATGTCACCTCCTCATCTCGTCGACCCCGTTCCGCGTCCCGCGCCGTCCACGGATCTCTTCGATCAGCAACGCGAAGACTGGCGTCGCGATCCGCAAATCGCATTCGACGCATGGCTTGCCAAACAACATTTCCGCCGCTCTTCCGCTGAAGTCTACCAGGCACAGTGGGGGCTTTTTCTCGAATGGCTGGGCATGCGCCAGAAGAGTCTGGTCACGGTTGACACTCGCACGATTGCCGAATTCGTCGCGGGACTGGATGTCAAAAAAACGCAGCGCGCGCGGTATTTACGATTGATCGAGCGGGTACTCGATCATGTGCGGGAAATCGAATCCACTTCGACCAATCCGGCGCGCTTCATTGCTCAGGATGGCGAAGCAGCGTGGCGAAACGCGCGCGATAACGAGCCGACCGGCTTTCTCAACCACGCCGAACGGACCGCGCTGATCGCGCATCTGTTTTCTCCGTTGCCGGATTTGTCGGCAGCGCAACGGTGGAGGGAGCGGCGGGACCGCGCTTTGATTGCTGTGTTTTTAGGCGGCGGATTGAAAACGGGCGAGGGCGCCTCGCTTACGGTTAGTTGCGTGAATGCAGGCTCGCCCTGGGTGGCGATCGAGTCAGCCAATCCGATGCTGACACGGCGCACCCGGCTCGCGCCTTTCGCCGCGGCCATTCTCGACGCGTGGCTTGCCGAACGGCGTCTTTCGGAATTGGCGGGCAATCTGGTTTTTCCCGCATCGCCTTCCGGACGGCCGATGCATAAAGCCACCATGCTGCGCGCGGTCGACGCCCTGATCGACGGGGCCGGGATCGCTGAATCGCGGGCGTCGCGAGCTAGTCCGCAGACATTGCGCAACACATTTGCAGCGGATCTGTTCGAGAGCGGGGTCGAGGCGGAACTGGTCGGACAATGGCTGGGGTTCGTGCAGGCGGTTTCGGCGAACCGTCTCTATCGTGCGTGGCAAAACTGGATGGATCAGCAGGATTCTCCCGCCTCGGACGTTCCTGATCCGGCCGTTCCGCCGTTACCCGCACCTAGGCGTGACGGGCGTTTGACGCGGAAAAGGGGAGCCGACGAGTCCTGA